The window TGTTATGCTTGCTCGTGGAGCAGCTACGCATGCAACTACTATGGGATATACATTACTAAAAGTTTCACCAACTAATTAGTTGACGTCTTCAGCGTTGGCTGTGGTTTTGAGATCTGTAAAAGATATACATTTGAAGTCTATAATGTTAAGTTGGGGATTGGATATTTTGTAGAAACTGCTATATGTTGTAATGTAAGATGATTGTGTCCCTACTCTCTTGGCCTTAATTACATTGACCTTACCTCCCGAATTACTTGATAATATAAGCTTTCCAAATTCCATAGCTCAATCTGCTGCTTTTGAATTCTTAACGAATCACGAGCTACACTTTTTCTTGAACAGGCTCGAATTCAGGCGCTTCAAGAAAAAATGGCTTCTACAACAATGTCTAACTAACTCATTGAGAATTTTGCTGAAGTAGTTAAGATGGAGATCTTCTATGCTGTCCAGGTTGTGTTTCTTTGTAATTTAAATGCATATAATATTGGTTATGTAAATATCTTCTGTAGCTCAATTGAGGGACCAGGAAATTGTAGTTTGCAGGTTGATCTTCTCTACTGTTTGCGGTAtctattatttttcatatatgcCTTTTGTGTCTTAcctaaatattgtttttttaatcgtGCTCTGGTCTTGCTTTGATTGAACTACATATTTTAAGTCTTGAGTCCATTGCATATTGATCTTGTAGATATGCATCTGTCTTCTAGTGAATATATTGCTGAAGCCACGCCGGTATTAGCCTAGTTCTTGTGGGATTTTTTTGGGCTTTCTACCTCTGACATTTATATCTGtctatttaagaaaaaaacacTTTCAAGTAATTATGTGAGACAAACTTGCTTATGCACATAATGCTCGTGTTTTTATACTATCCTTTTTCCTAGCATGTAGTGGGCGTCGTACATTTACATTGATCTTATTCCATGATAAATAGTCATACAAAAGTTCACCCATGTGTTACCTTGTGCCACAAGTGTTGAAAGTGATCTTCGGATAATTTCCACTAGTTTGTGAGTTAAGGATTGATAATTTCCTATTGATTCCCTTTATTTCTGTTGTAGAATCAAGGTATCTCCGAAAGTGTGTACATTATTTTTGTACAATGTAACTACTCTAAAGAGCTTTCTAATTTGACTATTGGCAGCCTTTAAGACCGGATATGTTCCCCCTTTTACCTAAGCCGTGTTCTTCTGATTAAATAGCCTCTTTGTATTCTATATTTCCATATTTATGCAGTGTCAAAGGACGAAAGCTGATCCCagatgaaatgaaagatctttGCAATTGCTCCGACTTGTGATACTGCCAAATGAGTTCATCGTAATCTCCAAAAATAGATCCTGCTACTTGTTTCACAGTGAAAACATCTGGAGTTACTAAGTAGAACATCTATTCGAGGGCCATGTTCCGTTAGTTAACTTATCGCTGTTGTTATTCGAGTTTGATGGTCAGAGCATCATGCTGAAAGTGAAGATATAAAAGTGCTTATTGAGAGTTAGGCCGCTGCTTCAAtgcatttattttgttttgggtATGCTTGCTAGTTAGTTCATGGCTATTACAATATAACATGTACTGATACCATTTGAAAGGGGAAATATAGCAAATCCCCCAATTCTTTAATCAAGAATGCTCCTCACCTTTTTATGGATGTGAATTAGCCCTGTAAATAGTTGTGGAATCAAACTGGAGCCCTAAACGTCCACCATTATTCTCCTGGTCCTTTTAAGTTTGAACCATATTATTACGACTCAAATATGTTAGTTTTTTAAGTCATATAATGCAATTCAAAATGACAGGGAATTGAAGAGTTTACAAGTTACAAccattttatgtatatatacgaTATCAATAAGTGCCGACAATTGAATGTAAAATTAGTTGGGATTTTAGGGTTATCCTAATATCCAAGTCAATAACCTATATAAATAGGATTGTACCCTAACAAGGTATAAGTAATCAATTTTTAGTACTCTCAAATCTATATCCAGCTAGTTAAtacaaactaattaattaatttataatactaCCTTATACTTAACATATGAACAAAATACTTTAAACATGATGGTTATTGATGGGTAGGTTACCCTATGCCCCTACGTTCGGGTCTGGGTCTAGAGGTAGGGTCTGAGTTCGAATACTATTCTTCGGATTCGGACTCgctaattattttttagattcAGATCCGACCTGGAACTAGTGGGTTTCAAAAAATTAGACCCAAACCCTTAAAGAAGAGGCAGGTTCGAGGCGAGTCTAACAGGGTCCCGAACCCATAACCATCCCTAATCGAGAATAAGAAGGCTCATTTATTCTCAATAAATTAGTGTAGATATTATTAGTGATTTCCCATTAAAAAATGTACATTGAAACTTTTTCGTGACTACTAATTATGAACACACttgatatatttattagaaatatttatatggaaatttttacttttagaaCTCATGTACGAGAGTAATAATATCATCTTACAATTACACATCTTAATGTCATAAtgcttaatttctttttatttacacAAATTAAACTCGAAACCTAAAAACGAGCATAGCGgcaaacacaaattcttgtgagaaacgatctctttgagagaccatctctaattagaTCGGcgaaaaatatagagtaagtacTACATGCTTACTCGGaggacattaagaatattgtaataagacatttaagatattataaaCACTGCACGCTTACtcagtaggcattaaggatattataAGCatacatttaagatattgtaagcaagcattaaggatacgataaaCAGACatttaaggatgatgtaagtagacattaaggatatgataaatagacatttaaggatgatgtaaacaggcattaagaataatgtaactAAAcatttaaggataatgtaagtaggcattaaggatattatacgtaagcattaaggatacaataaataagcattaaagatgATGAAAATAGACATTGGGAATAATGTACGTAGGTATTAAGGATACTGTAactaggcattaagaatataataagtaggtattaagctTTAATAGGCTAGGTCATAGAGACATCTCTCAGAAGACTAGCTAAACTGCAAATGTGATCGTTTTCCATTTATCATTGATGCAAGTGATCAAACAAGTACAAAAAATATGATTATAATACTTAGTTGCAATTACTAAATACTTGGTGCAATGCCATACATTGAAGTATTTGATTTCCTAAAAACCTCAGCTAACACCATAATCTCATACACCAACATATGATTGAGATTTAAACCCTATCAAACTATACCATACCCTAAAATCATATCCAGTTTCCACTTAATGGCAGGATCAGGTGGAGCGAGAGGAATACGGTCAAAGAGACGCCCAAACCCTACCAAACTATAAGCATCATACTATTTCTTAGATTCAAAAGCATCCTAGCATTGTTAAGATCATTAACCAAAAGACTTGGAGGGATTAGGTTTGCAAAGGAACAAGAACTCAGAATTCTTAACCTTATCCCAAAACTTAGAGATTCTAACACTCTTTTTAGTGATACTTGTTTGATCTTTCTCCCCTTGAAAGCAAGTCTCGGTGCTCACACCCTCGACGATGCTATCTTTGCTCTTCAACACTTCACCCATACTCGTACCACCACCTTCTTTACACGAAACGCATTGCAATTTCTCTCGTGTCACCAACTTTTGATAATACTCTCGGTTTCTCTTCTCTAACCCTTGAATTTTCCCTTGAAGTTCCTCAATTTTACGACTTAACATACAAACTCGATGATCCTCCCTCATCTTCAACACACACCTCGCTAATTCCCCCGCTTTCCTCTTCATAAACATCGACTCAGAAGCTAATCCCTTGTTCTCTTCAATTAGCGCACCAACCTTATACCTCAATCCCGCATTCtcattcagtaaaatcatcctcTCCGATTCTAGAACCTCTAAGAGACTCCTTTGCAAGTCTATTTTCCTCGAACATTCATGGGTCTGTCTCTCCATCATCCCGAGTTCATCAACTAACAGATTGTATTCAACATTTTTGACGACTAACTCAAGTACGATCTCATCACATTGATTGTATTGACTAGCAACCGAAACTGAtctacacgaaacttggtaggAAAGCGAGCTTTCAGCCTCCGATTGGCAGTCTTCTTCGCTATGATTATCATAGAAAGATGAAGCCGAGAGGTTGTCAGACAAGGAAAACGCCCTGTGGTGAACGATAGGCTGATGATTATGATGCTTATGTAGCGATTGACAGTATCGTTCAGCCAAGGAAAGATACGAGTTGTAGAGGTCTAAGAGGAGTGATAGCAATTGTGGGCGTTGCTGGTAATATGATTCTGCTCTTTGTGCAAATGTATCTGCTTGTTCATTCTCAGTATAGGAGCTGTGGACTAAGCTTCTTATCTTCTGGTCTAGTTCTGCAATATGTGcaacaaaataatgtttttACTACCATAACACATAATAAGTAGAAGTGTTCAAAATAGACCTAACGACTGGATCTTAACTCGAGTTTATAAACGAACCTGACTTGACTCgaattcaaaatgaatttaaaattatgtaaaaatcaatgtggacacaagGCTTGATTTAAAACTGACCCGATCCATGTGACTCGAAATCAACTCAAATGAACAGCTCTAATAATTATTTAGATGATCAATATAGATGAAACTTAGATATACAAGTCCAACTCATTTTTTggaaaagttccaaaaaaaagtttttttttggatAAGGTTAGAGAATTCCCCTACAGGTAAGGGGAGGGAAATTAATCTTTATGGTAGATTGTGAAAATCGAAATTTTGTTATAAGAGTGAAAGAGAAATCTTTCAACTATTaggaatataattataaaaaaaacaagcaATAAGTTAGTTCAATTATGTCTATTGATTTACATTTCATGAGTTGGGTAATTATGGTGAACTCTTCTAAAGATTATGATCAATGAGTTTGTTATGATTAGCTACAAAAAATAGACACATTAGCTTTTAGGTCAAATAATTATGGTGAACCTTTAAGGATTACTATATCATCAATGAGTTTGCTATGTTCTCTTAACTAGTGATAACTGATGATAAAAAAAGTCGTTTTTAATTGACCTTTAATAGCAAATGTATCTGTAACTTCACATATATGGCCTATAGGCTCTAGCCTCTTAAGTTGAGAAGATACTCTATCtgtcattaaaaaattagtttcatTCTCCTCTTTAGTCCTTGTTATtgaatttgtcttttttttttctttactttgACCTGCACTCCTTGTTTAATTTTCATCctcataattaatttattttttatcacatTTACATGTTCCCACTTTTCCATAAAAAGtacatttatcatttttactcatttttcttgatttttaccctaataaatatttttaaagctATTTCTTTGGGAATTGAGATAGAGGGAATAGTATAGTATTAGATAGCGATGCATGGCTTTATCAAATTTTCTGACATATTTGtgtaaattaagaaattaaaattttaaaaataagttgtaaattatagttatatttcgTTTCACTCTTGAACAGTTTTATACATTACGTACATTAAATCATATTTTGCATCATGCGTAATATAATTATACTTATactttagttttttattttgaataaaagagCAAATGGTTCGTACCTTGAGTACAATacgaaattatgagtttttttaataaaaaataacataccaatttttgctaacaaaaataactattacattagtttatagaagtattaaatattattattaataacacactttaaaatcaaatataaatacatagaaatatgtaaaattattttattagtttaaacgacaaagataattttttctcataaaaaatataagtaaattatataaagatagtcacaacctaaatcatattagaaataatcattgcatttaagtaaccaagagtataaataacaaaaacaaattctaATAAATGTATATTATGTTTCACCATCTCAAATATTCAATACATTAAATGatattcatttaataaataaaattgaaaacattttataaataattgaaataaataaaatataatatatagttttctaatacattaaatgcgATTttacctaaaaataaaaaaaacaattaataagaataataatatacttaaaATAAGAAAGTAGTAAGTCAAAAATAATCCTAacaacaatgacatcatcattaaaTTTTAGAGGGAAAAGTTTTAATGAGAAAGCGATACGTAAGTGTATTTAAAAGATGATGAtgtcaaacatgttttgttttagtattaCTTATACATTATAGATATGAAAATTATTGAAtgttaaagaaaagaaaattcgACCCACCAAGCAAAAAACAACCAACagaaaagaaacaaataatGGCCATTTAATAGCCAATTTGAAGACAcatgaaaaattattgaacaatTTGTAAGTGGACCATTTTTAATGCCACATTGAAAAGTTTCATTGTCCCCTGCTCACATAAGATTACTCCTCCTAATTCCTATTCCTACCAAAAAAGTATCTTAAAATCACAAAGTAATGAAGTGAATAAAAATACACCTCTAAATTAAAGTATTAGTGTAAGCATAGAGAAAAAGTAGACATGAACATTGGAaatcaaaagtaaaaaataaaaaaaaaaaaaaaagcttattacccaaaaataaaaagttactataaatttgaaaatttaaatttgaaatttgatatcatgcaaaaaacaatttaatttttccaacaaaaaGATGGTGACATTAGGTCTGTTCTACGCAAAATAGTTGTGTGAATAGCTCTTAGCATTTAAAGTAGTTGTAACATTTAGGTGTATGATAGTATTAGCTGTATAATGTAATATTGTTTGATAAATATGACggataaattataatttgttgaaaaaaatgttGAGAAATTTCAAACgaatacttttaattttaaaaagcttATAGTCTTACACGTTGTAATGTCTTTAAATAGCTACTACCTATTTAAATAGCTCAAAGTCAATGCTATTTGAATTGTTAGTTGTTACTGTACTAAACaacg of the Amaranthus tricolor cultivar Red isolate AtriRed21 chromosome 6, ASM2621246v1, whole genome shotgun sequence genome contains:
- the LOC130815380 gene encoding kinase-interacting family protein, with translation MKTTMAHRRKSSEGSGVSASMQMELRRPSCCARPAWLLSSLAELDQKIRSLVHSSYTENEQADTFAQRAESYYQQRPQLLSLLLDLYNSYLSLAERYCQSLHKHHNHQPIVHHRAFSLSDNLSASSFYDNHSEEDCQSEAESSLSYQVSCRSVSVASQYNQCDEIVLELVVKNVEYNLLVDELGMMERQTHECSRKIDLQRSLLEVLESERMILLNENAGLRYKVGALIEENKGLASESMFMKRKAGELARCVLKMREDHRVCMLSRKIEELQGKIQGLEKRNREYYQKLVTREKLQCVSCKEGGGTSMGEVLKSKDSIVEGVSTETCFQGEKDQTSITKKSVRISKFWDKVKNSEFLFLCKPNPSKSFG